The Ranitomeya imitator isolate aRanImi1 chromosome 6, aRanImi1.pri, whole genome shotgun sequence genome window below encodes:
- the LOC138643013 gene encoding lamina-associated polypeptide 2, isoforms alpha/zeta-like, with protein MQRCHPHVPWTPQLEIQCPPPKITPKDPRSPLVTVTVPEQDLGLLIRYYSLHWVSVKTLPIKLTLSPYFSLFSLSLATYYAQSKKRQKSKHKECALCSQPLPDSYPKKLCKDCFKETTKGATVSVTDLRAIIREELKNMTQEKPRKAKSKTPTLMSDSESDQTVLSEASLSSSSSSSSSSEIEGRSCFPLDSVDNLVKSIRNTMGCEEVKGAQTTHEIMFAGLAERKRRCFPVIPAVKALIKREWEKQDQRSFLPSASKRKYPFSDEELLTWTKVPKVDAAVASTSKQSTLPVEDAGLLVDPLDRKAESSLKRSWEAATGIFKPAVASTCAARSMIIWIDQLDQQIENKVSREKLRAAIPLIRGAAAFMADASADSLRLAARSAGLVNNARRALWMKSWKGDAQSKSKICAIPCEGEYLFGKTLDEILKKAKDRKKAFPDSSIPFYRRAFKRRPFGKRRQTDRSTTWTAKEDRQRGPMFRRPNPPKDNKF; from the coding sequence atgcagagatgtcatccccatgtgccatggaccccacagctggagatccagtgccccccaccaaagatcacaccaaaggatcctcggagtccgctcgtaacagtgacggttccagaacaggatctcggccttctgatccggtactattcgcttcactgggtgagtgttaaaactctgcctattaagctgacgttgtctccctatttctctctcttttctctctctctcgctacttattacgcccagtctaaaaaacgacaaaagtccaaacataaggaatgtgccttgtgtagccagccccttccggactcataccccaaaaaactgtgcaaggactgttttaaggaaacaactaagggagcgacagtgtccgttacggacttacgggccattattagagaggagctaaaaaatatgacccaggaaaaaccgcgtaaagctaagtccaaaacaccaacacttatgtcagactccgaaagtgaccagactgtactgtcagaagcctccctatcatcatcatcatcatcatcttcctcatcagaaatcgaggggcgttcatgtttccccttagacagtgtggacaacttggtaaagtcaatccgcaataccatggggtgtgaggaggtaaagggtgcgcaaaccacgcacgaaattatgtttgcgggtttggcagagagaaagaggagatgttttccggttataccagcggtgaaagcattaattaaaagagagtgggagaagcaggatcaaagaagctttttgccctccgcgtctaaacgtaaatatccgtttagtgatgaggagctccttacatggaccaaagttcctaaggtcgatgcagccgtagcttctacctccaagcaatccactctgcctgtggaggatgcgggacttctggtcgatccattagatcgtaaagctgaatcatcccttaaacgatcttgggaagcggctacaggaatttttaaacctgcagtagccagcacctgcgctgcccggtcaatgatcatttggattgatcagttggaccagcagatcgaaaataaagtttcaagagagaaacttcgagcggccatccccttaatacgtggagcagcagcttttatggcggacgcatctgctgactctcttcggttagcagcgagatccgcaggtcttgtgaacaatgcaagacgcgcactttggatgaaaagttggaaaggggacgcgcagtctaaatccaaaatatgcgcaatcccatgcgagggtgagtacctctttggtaagaccttagatgagatactcaaaaaggcaaaggacaggaagaaagctttccctgattcctctattcccttttacaggagagcctttaagaggagaccgtttggtaaaaggaggcaaacggataggtctacaacatggactgctaaagaggacaggcaaagaggtcccatgtttagaagacccaaccccccaaaagacaataaattctga